A part of Stigmatopora nigra isolate UIUO_SnigA unplaced genomic scaffold, RoL_Snig_1.1 HiC_scaffold_25, whole genome shotgun sequence genomic DNA contains:
- the LOC144192000 gene encoding fibroblast growth factor receptor substrate 2-like, with amino-acid sequence MGSSCSSCPDKEWIADNHHSKFKVINVDDDGNELGAGVMELTDGELVLHTHRRDDVRWPYLCLRRYGYDSNLFSFESGRRCQTGQGIFAFKCARAEEIFNKLQEVMHSHSISVVEEAVVDAGHQGAALSPAGPGHPAAPNGVSPRPPSAGELPSPASSRHPSVASARLPSVGEESTHPLLVAEESAPPPPREDERCDGFRAHTYVNTGETTAATMAEAAPDSPASPEARRPPTPPRAPPEPRVLLEPQGARFVLGPTPVQRRLREAGEGTPAVAAPPRCHRPPPPSPDAHNANNSAQRRTALLDYENLPALPPVWETGKPGREREGGATGGVPPSPACGGVGGVPPSPDCPATPSLNGFGHEPSHNYVNTENVTSPSRPETARRRSDGPAVFNFDLRRTGEAAKTLNYIEVEMDNGEGPGTPRTPTSPGTPTRRTELYALIDIERTAAMSILQKARPRDDGTSRKTRHNSTELPSKSAA; translated from the exons ATGGGTAGTAGCTGTTCCAGCTGTCCAGACAAAGAGTGGATTGCGGATAATCATCACAGTAAATTCAAG GTGATCAACGTGGACGACGATGGGAACGAGCTGGGCGCCGGCGTGATGGAGCTGACGGACGGCGAGCTGGTCCTGCACACGCACCGGCGCGACGACGTCAGGTGGCCCTACCTCTGCCTGCGCCGCTACGGCTACGATTCCAACCTCTTCTCCTTCGAGAGCGGACGCCGCTGCCAGACCGGACAAG GCATCTTCGCCTTCAAGTGCGCTCGGGCCGAGGAGATCTTCAACAAACTGCAAGAGGTCATGCACAGTCACAGCATCAGCGTGGTGGAGGAAGCCGTGGTGGACGCCGGCCACCAGGGGGCGGCGCTGTCGCCCGCAG GCCCGGGCCACCCGGCGGCGCCCAACGGCGTGTCCCCGCGTCCCCCCTCGGCGGGCGAGCTGCCGTCGCCGGCGTCCAGCCGCCACCCGTCGGTGGCCAGCGCCCGGCTGCCCTCGGTGGGAGAGGAGTCCACGCACCCCCTGCTGGTAGCCGAGGAGAGCGCGCCGCCGCCCCCCCGCGAGGACGAGCGCTGCGACGGCTTCCGGGCGCACACCTACGTCAACACGGGGGAAACCACGGCGGCGACGATGGCGGAGGCGGCCCCGGACAGCCCGGCCTCCCCCGAGGCCCGCCGGCCGCCCACCCCGCCGCGGGCCCCCCCGGAGCCCCGGGTGCTGCTGGAGCCGCAGGGCGCCCGCTTCGTGCTGGGACCCACCCCGGTTCAGCGGCGGCTGCGCGAGGCGGGGGAGGGCACCCCCGCGGTGGCGGCGCCCCCCCGCTGCCATCGCCCGCCCCCGCCCTCCCCCGACGCACACAACGCCAACAATTCGGCGCAGCGACGCACGGCGCTGCTGGACTACGAGAACTTGCCGGCGCTGCCGCCCGTGTGGGAGACGGGGAAGCCCGGCCGGGAGAGGGAGGGCGGGGCCACGGGCGGCGTGCCGCCCTCGCCGGCCTgcggcggcgtcggcggcgTCCCCCCCTCGCCGGACTGCCCGGCCACGCCGTCGCTCAACGGCTTCGGTCACGAGCCCTCGCACAACTACGTCAACACGGAGAACGTGACGTCGCCGTCGCGGCCCGAGACGGCGCGGCGGCGCTCGGACGGGCCCGCCGTCTTCAACTTTGACTTGCGTCGGACGGGCGAGGCGGCCAAGACGCTGAACTACATCGAGGTGGAGATGGACAACGGGGAGGGTCCGGGCACGCCGCGCACGCCCACCTCGCCCGGCACGCCCACGCGGCGCACGGAGCTCTACGCCCTGATCGACATTGAGCGCACGGCCGCCATGTCCATCCTGCAGAAGGCGCGGCCGCGCGACGACGGCACCTCGCGCAAGACGCGCCACAACAGCACGGAGCTGCCCAGCAAGAGCGCCGCGTGA